The Pontibacter pudoricolor genome contains a region encoding:
- the porU2 gene encoding putative type IX secretion system sortase PorU2 gives MYISATFKRFCLLSLFIVTTIVTAQAQTNYGNEWINYEQTYHKIKVTSTGLHQLNYTYLSQLGLEGVNPQNLQLFRRGKEVAVYIAGEQDGKLDPQDYLEFYGERNDGALDAELYKDPSHQPHQFYSLYTDTAAYFLTFSTVKGKRMQQNNPEVTGKTPEPYHLQQALFMYTNRYYTGKTYNDNRMPWLDAGEGYASHSSRYPKTFNNSGTSLLTNVVTTGPKPQLEYAVVTTNEMMHEFTVKVTSGSTPRQIELFRVFGDDFAKSKTALEFTDFTSSGQLNLYIERVGPDITADQVGFVYGNITYPQATNFPAGQRQLTFFTDPARGLSPYYEVKSSPGASVAYDVTDPYNPVRIAGYSSGSGKGFVIDGNTTSRKVLVADASNPWRPVQTEKNIRFRKITPSAHNYIILTNKRLMKKVAGESLRAPEAFAAYRASDAGGGYDTLLVHMDQVIDQFHYGEFSVNSIRRFMSFMLTSNRAKHLFIIGKGVKYGAPEYQEFYGGRFSYYHIGGRNPKVYEIDLVPTGLAPVSDVFFTADFKNNSFSPEVPTGRLAAIKAEDVINYLNKVKAYEALPEGLPWRKNILQLGGGTTVSEINQIANYLKKYKNIAEGIYLGANVIEKYRQNVSEVVETINVANEINAGVSLLTFFGHSSPSTTDLDIGLVSSALNGYNNKDKYPVILMNGCSTGDAFIPNNRSFGEDWVNTADKGAIAFIAHAESGYPYYLDLYSTNFYSTAFQDPAFYGKTLGEVQQQVIKRTLQSNPGDVTKAMVMEMVLQGDPAVKIYNPSKPDYAAIVNEADIEGVVPGEVLTAAAEKFNLIVGVRNWGKALPDSVGVTVKRILADNTELAPELFKVAPIYYKDKIVLEIDNRGVTALGMNQFEVTLDGDFKFDELDETNNVARFQYFFPANGLIALAPANFSIESSKNVKIVAQTTLLQESRQGFYLEIDTTYHFNSALKRSFTTDNSLVPTWDVDVSALGNLPDSTVYYWRARFQHYEAGEDTLYASSSFRVINGSRPGWSQSHIGQFKTIETDKVIIQEPKPHFSFIPGVADVSIKTIGGDFRYTRNHGLYLNDKQLLGVSCDYPESSTTSRLYMVVINDKTLELVKGLPFATPCTGYEYLYQFKDMNNATVRANVESFLKQVPVGYYVAVISINKVAFESFTENLRNEFRTIGAKEIGNLKNGHPYALLGRKGAEPGTMYEVVADPSNPTVPSKQEIALRVTLKSNQQAGEITSAIIGPALSWGSVHHNIEKYKAGNDDYTLRVIGINTEGNATVLVDNVPSKNFDISNIDAKVYPHLQLEAALSDATDRSAPQLDQWLVFYEVAPEGVIRPDLVEVSSSIISEQANKGKMKVPMLFQNVSSFAFKDSLAVDVTVTGDGIEPIQKRLKLAPLAANTSATFNFEMDTHTLDGNYKLSIYVNPRIQPEQHYFNNIYVVPFKAKSRLHPIMDVAFDGVHIMDGELISPSPMVSITVKDENKQAFLSDASGMSVILVDPNGNQQEIALDKTSELVEYVEVFPATEKSDFRVEFKPAKLEDGVYTMEVRAKDVSGKQSGISPYRINFEVENRSSITNFYPFPNPFSTKTNFIFTLTGATIPDHIKIQILTITGKVVKEIMKEELGPLRIGNNKTEYAWDGTDMYGDKLANGVYLYRVVVSRGDEMMYHKQKFGDKAFKNGYGKIYILR, from the coding sequence ATGTATATTTCCGCCACTTTTAAACGCTTCTGTCTCTTATCTCTGTTTATAGTTACAACTATAGTTACAGCCCAGGCGCAAACCAACTATGGCAACGAATGGATAAACTATGAGCAGACTTATCATAAGATAAAAGTAACCAGCACCGGCCTGCATCAGCTTAATTATACTTATTTAAGTCAGCTGGGCCTGGAAGGTGTTAATCCGCAGAACCTGCAGTTGTTCCGTAGGGGAAAAGAAGTTGCCGTTTACATAGCCGGAGAACAGGATGGAAAACTCGACCCGCAGGATTACCTGGAGTTTTATGGGGAGCGGAATGACGGAGCGCTGGACGCGGAACTATACAAAGACCCCTCGCACCAGCCACATCAGTTCTATAGTTTATACACCGATACAGCTGCTTATTTCTTAACCTTCTCAACTGTTAAGGGTAAGCGGATGCAACAAAACAACCCGGAAGTAACAGGCAAAACACCGGAGCCTTACCATTTGCAGCAGGCTTTGTTCATGTATACAAACAGGTATTATACCGGCAAAACCTATAACGACAATCGCATGCCCTGGCTTGATGCAGGCGAAGGATATGCTTCACACTCCTCACGCTACCCCAAAACATTCAATAACAGTGGCACAAGTTTGCTGACTAATGTAGTAACTACAGGGCCAAAGCCCCAACTGGAGTATGCAGTAGTCACGACAAATGAGATGATGCACGAGTTTACGGTAAAGGTCACAAGCGGAAGTACTCCAAGGCAGATCGAGCTTTTCCGGGTTTTCGGCGATGATTTTGCAAAAAGTAAAACTGCGCTGGAATTTACTGACTTCACATCTTCCGGGCAGCTCAATCTATATATTGAACGCGTTGGTCCGGATATAACAGCAGATCAGGTTGGTTTTGTCTACGGAAATATTACCTACCCACAAGCTACTAACTTCCCTGCGGGGCAGCGCCAGTTAACATTCTTTACAGATCCTGCGCGTGGGTTATCTCCTTATTATGAGGTGAAAAGCAGCCCTGGAGCATCCGTTGCCTACGATGTCACAGACCCATATAACCCTGTTCGTATTGCAGGTTATAGTTCTGGTAGCGGTAAAGGGTTTGTGATAGATGGTAATACAACTTCCCGTAAGGTATTAGTGGCAGACGCGTCAAACCCGTGGAGGCCGGTACAAACCGAAAAGAATATCCGTTTCCGTAAAATTACTCCTTCAGCTCACAACTATATTATTCTAACAAATAAGCGCCTGATGAAAAAGGTGGCTGGTGAGAGTTTGCGCGCGCCTGAAGCTTTTGCGGCTTATCGTGCCTCTGATGCCGGAGGTGGGTATGATACTTTGTTAGTGCACATGGATCAGGTGATAGACCAGTTCCATTATGGCGAGTTTTCGGTAAACAGTATCCGGAGATTTATGAGTTTTATGCTTACCTCAAATAGAGCAAAGCATCTGTTTATAATTGGTAAAGGCGTAAAATATGGAGCCCCGGAATATCAGGAGTTTTATGGAGGACGGTTTAGTTATTACCACATTGGCGGCCGCAACCCTAAAGTGTACGAGATAGACCTTGTGCCAACCGGTCTTGCGCCGGTTTCGGACGTGTTCTTTACAGCAGATTTTAAGAACAATTCGTTTTCGCCTGAGGTACCTACGGGGCGCCTTGCCGCTATCAAAGCAGAGGATGTTATCAATTACCTTAATAAAGTAAAGGCATATGAAGCCTTGCCTGAAGGATTGCCGTGGCGTAAAAATATTTTGCAATTAGGCGGGGGAACGACTGTTTCTGAGATAAACCAGATTGCAAACTATCTGAAGAAGTATAAGAATATAGCTGAAGGGATTTACCTGGGAGCAAATGTTATAGAAAAATACAGACAGAACGTAAGTGAGGTTGTTGAAACTATAAATGTAGCTAACGAAATAAATGCGGGAGTTTCGCTGTTAACTTTCTTTGGTCATAGTTCGCCAAGTACAACCGACCTTGACATTGGACTAGTATCCAGTGCATTAAACGGCTACAATAACAAAGACAAATATCCTGTCATCTTAATGAACGGTTGCAGTACTGGCGATGCCTTTATACCTAACAACAGATCGTTTGGTGAAGACTGGGTAAACACCGCGGATAAAGGAGCTATTGCTTTTATAGCACATGCTGAGTCCGGGTACCCATATTATTTGGACCTCTATTCCACAAACTTTTACTCCACTGCTTTTCAGGATCCGGCGTTTTATGGAAAAACACTGGGTGAAGTACAGCAGCAGGTTATAAAAAGAACTTTACAGTCTAACCCGGGCGACGTTACCAAAGCAATGGTGATGGAAATGGTTTTGCAGGGCGACCCGGCCGTTAAAATATATAATCCATCAAAACCGGACTACGCTGCTATTGTAAATGAAGCTGACATAGAGGGCGTTGTGCCGGGAGAGGTGTTAACTGCTGCTGCAGAAAAATTTAATTTAATAGTAGGCGTACGAAACTGGGGGAAGGCATTACCGGACTCAGTAGGAGTTACTGTCAAACGAATTTTAGCAGATAACACTGAACTTGCACCTGAGCTTTTTAAAGTAGCTCCAATTTATTATAAAGATAAAATTGTTCTGGAGATTGATAACAGAGGAGTAACAGCCCTTGGGATGAACCAGTTTGAAGTTACACTTGATGGCGACTTTAAATTTGATGAACTGGATGAGACGAACAATGTGGCCCGTTTCCAGTACTTTTTCCCGGCAAACGGGCTAATTGCCCTGGCGCCGGCAAATTTTAGTATAGAAAGCAGCAAAAATGTAAAAATAGTTGCTCAAACAACACTATTACAGGAAAGCAGGCAGGGTTTTTACCTGGAAATTGACACCACATATCATTTCAACAGCGCACTTAAACGCTCATTTACCACTGACAATTCGCTGGTACCAACCTGGGATGTGGATGTGTCTGCCTTAGGAAATTTACCTGATAGCACAGTGTACTACTGGCGTGCCCGTTTCCAGCATTATGAGGCAGGAGAAGATACCTTATATGCTTCAAGTTCCTTCAGAGTGATTAATGGCTCCAGGCCCGGTTGGTCGCAAAGCCATATCGGGCAGTTTAAAACTATAGAAACCGATAAAGTAATTATACAGGAACCAAAGCCTCATTTCAGTTTTATACCTGGTGTTGCTGATGTTTCTATAAAGACAATCGGGGGAGATTTCAGGTACACGCGTAACCATGGTCTGTATTTAAATGATAAGCAGCTCCTGGGAGTTTCATGCGATTACCCGGAAAGCAGTACCACTTCGAGGCTCTACATGGTTGTAATTAACGATAAAACGCTAGAACTGGTGAAAGGACTACCGTTTGCCACACCATGCACCGGCTACGAATACCTGTATCAGTTCAAGGATATGAATAACGCCACTGTAAGAGCAAATGTGGAGTCCTTTCTGAAACAGGTTCCGGTTGGCTATTATGTTGCTGTTATTAGTATCAACAAGGTTGCTTTCGAGAGCTTTACAGAGAACCTGAGAAATGAATTCAGAACTATAGGAGCGAAAGAGATCGGTAATCTGAAAAACGGTCATCCTTACGCTTTGTTAGGAAGAAAAGGAGCGGAGCCAGGCACAATGTACGAAGTAGTGGCAGATCCGAGCAACCCCACTGTTCCTTCTAAACAGGAGATTGCTTTACGTGTTACCTTAAAATCTAATCAGCAGGCCGGAGAAATAACTTCTGCCATCATCGGGCCAGCACTTAGCTGGGGTTCGGTGCATCACAATATCGAAAAGTATAAAGCCGGGAACGATGACTATACGCTGCGCGTGATCGGTATAAATACAGAAGGCAACGCGACGGTATTAGTTGATAATGTGCCTTCTAAAAATTTTGATATTTCTAACATTGATGCAAAAGTATATCCGCACCTGCAGTTAGAGGCCGCACTCTCTGATGCAACAGACCGTTCTGCCCCTCAACTGGATCAGTGGCTTGTATTTTACGAAGTAGCCCCTGAAGGAGTGATTCGCCCGGATTTGGTAGAAGTAAGTTCCTCAATAATTTCGGAGCAGGCCAATAAAGGGAAAATGAAGGTTCCGATGCTATTTCAGAATGTTTCATCCTTTGCCTTTAAAGACTCGCTTGCCGTAGATGTAACCGTAACCGGTGATGGAATAGAGCCAATACAGAAACGTTTAAAGCTTGCCCCGCTTGCCGCTAATACGTCGGCTACTTTTAATTTTGAAATGGATACCCATACCTTAGATGGCAACTATAAGTTGAGCATCTATGTGAACCCACGTATTCAACCAGAGCAGCATTACTTCAACAACATTTATGTTGTGCCATTTAAAGCGAAATCCAGGTTACACCCTATTATGGATGTGGCATTTGATGGCGTGCATATTATGGATGGGGAATTGATATCTCCAAGCCCGATGGTCAGTATAACTGTGAAGGATGAGAACAAGCAGGCGTTCTTAAGTGACGCTTCCGGAATGTCTGTCATATTAGTTGATCCTAACGGAAATCAGCAGGAAATTGCGTTAGACAAAACTTCAGAGTTAGTAGAGTATGTTGAGGTTTTTCCGGCAACGGAGAAAAGCGATTTCAGGGTTGAGTTTAAACCTGCTAAGTTAGAAGACGGTGTTTACACGATGGAAGTCCGTGCGAAGGATGTGTCGGGTAAACAGTCGGGCATTTCACCGTACCGTATTAACTTTGAAGTTGAAAACCGATCTTCCATAACCAATTTCTACCCATTCCCGAACCCGTTCTCGACTAAAACCAACTTCATATTTACACTGACTGGCGCCACCATTCCGGATCATATCAAGATCCAGATCTTAACTATAACCGGTAAGGTAGTGAAAGAGATTATGAAGGAAGAACTGGGGCCGCTGCGCATTGGTAACAACAAAACCGAATATGCCTGGGATGGTACCGATATGTACGGCGATAAACTGGCGAACGGGGTATACTTATACCGTGTGGTAGTTAGCCGGGGCGATGAGATGATGTACCACAAGCAGAAGTTCGGCGACAAGGCCTTTAAAAACGGCTACGGCAAGATTTACATATTGCGTTAA